From Yersinia hibernica, a single genomic window includes:
- a CDS encoding nitrilase-related carbon-nitrogen hydrolase yields the protein MSIAPYLAAAIQFEPLMFAKEANVRQLLALVEQAAQKGARLITTPEMATTGYCWFDRQEIAPMVETVPGESTARFTELAQRYQCYIVLGMPEIDSQTALYYNSAVLIGPQGVVGCHRKSHPYISEPKWAAAGDVGHQVFDTPLGRIGMLVCMDIHFPETARLLALDGVDVICHISNWLAERTPAPYWISRAMENGCYLLESNRWGLERGVQFSGGSCIIAPDGNIAAVVDNGDGIAYAKIDINRSRQRQVMGELVFEQRRPDHYHTLLSDSFLWNPQDFFGLYGQQPLPPGKQSRITVAQFSSTEQVADNLATITAMTEEAVAQQGSELIVFPELALTGYHSGAAHAQTPQSPAVQALARLSMKLRVYLVVGMAEKQQDKCYNTQLLFGPEGVIGCYRQIHLSQACRQWASAGDHWRVFDTALGRIGLLLGHDALLPESARILALMGCDIIACSAALSAGFTAAHTGSSVVQNYPIPTGADPLHWHLFRTRAGENNLYLAFSNTIDGTTGQGGYSGIFGPETFTFPRLERLLWQESRAVTQIIDTRSMAGSAYPTNVVRRKDLVAMRQPHHYKPLLN from the coding sequence ATGTCAATAGCACCGTATCTTGCCGCTGCAATCCAGTTCGAACCCTTGATGTTTGCCAAAGAAGCCAATGTGCGCCAATTACTGGCATTAGTAGAACAAGCAGCACAAAAAGGTGCACGCCTGATTACCACGCCAGAAATGGCGACCACCGGTTATTGTTGGTTTGACCGGCAAGAAATCGCGCCCATGGTGGAAACCGTACCGGGAGAAAGCACCGCCCGCTTTACTGAATTAGCACAGCGTTATCAATGCTATATCGTGCTGGGGATGCCGGAAATTGACTCACAAACAGCCCTCTATTACAACAGTGCCGTCCTTATCGGGCCACAAGGTGTTGTTGGCTGCCATCGTAAAAGCCACCCCTATATTTCAGAACCCAAATGGGCAGCCGCAGGGGACGTCGGGCATCAAGTCTTTGATACCCCGCTGGGGCGTATTGGCATGCTGGTCTGTATGGATATTCATTTTCCCGAAACTGCGCGCTTGCTGGCACTGGACGGTGTTGACGTCATTTGCCACATCAGCAACTGGCTGGCAGAGCGCACGCCCGCCCCTTACTGGATAAGCCGAGCCATGGAAAATGGCTGTTATCTGCTGGAAAGTAACCGCTGGGGATTAGAGCGCGGCGTCCAATTTAGCGGGGGCAGCTGTATTATTGCACCCGATGGCAACATTGCTGCCGTGGTGGACAATGGCGATGGGATTGCCTACGCCAAGATTGATATCAACCGCAGCCGTCAGCGCCAAGTGATGGGCGAGTTAGTATTCGAGCAGCGCCGCCCAGACCATTATCACACACTACTAAGTGACAGTTTTTTGTGGAACCCACAAGATTTCTTTGGCCTTTACGGGCAACAGCCCCTCCCCCCGGGCAAACAGAGCCGTATCACTGTGGCGCAGTTCTCCTCAACCGAACAAGTGGCGGACAACTTGGCGACCATTACCGCCATGACGGAGGAGGCGGTTGCACAACAAGGTAGCGAGCTAATTGTATTCCCAGAACTCGCCCTGACCGGTTATCACTCTGGTGCGGCTCATGCTCAAACCCCGCAAAGCCCCGCAGTGCAAGCATTAGCCCGTTTATCTATGAAATTGCGAGTGTATCTGGTGGTGGGAATGGCCGAAAAACAACAGGATAAATGCTATAACACCCAGCTGCTGTTTGGGCCAGAGGGCGTCATTGGCTGCTATCGGCAAATACATCTTTCTCAAGCATGCCGGCAGTGGGCCAGTGCAGGGGATCACTGGCGCGTATTTGACACCGCCCTCGGCAGGATAGGATTACTGTTGGGCCATGACGCGCTGTTACCCGAATCGGCCCGTATTTTAGCCCTAATGGGATGCGATATTATTGCCTGTTCCGCAGCACTCTCGGCCGGTTTCACCGCCGCCCATACGGGCAGTTCCGTCGTGCAAAATTACCCCATCCCCACTGGGGCCGACCCGCTACATTGGCACTTATTCCGAACCCGTGCGGGGGAAAATAATCTTTATTTGGCCTTTTCTAATACCATTGATGGCACCACTGGACAAGGAGGATATAGCGGAATATTCGGGCCAGAAACATTCACTTTCCCGCGCCTTGAACGGCTGCTTTGGCAAGAGTCACGCGCGGTCACGCAAATCATTGATACGCGGTCTATGGCCGGCAGTGCTTATCCAACCAATGTGGTGCGCCGAAAAGATTTGGTCGCCATGCGCCAGCCCCATCACTATAAGCCGCTGCTAAATTAA